The Borrelia coriaceae genome includes a window with the following:
- a CDS encoding Mlp family lipoprotein, with protein sequence MNIFIKLLVLCSTLFLYCCNSDKINGTSDKTITTPHGLLKKGGADNLQPKPPEQDEKRPDTLTADEKQKFDVLINAFNKVIELKQLPDNALQKSQNFLNWIRSTDIQKQKELANAFTLVYDFLEDKKPTQLKNLTINQLISNILTCAATNQCN encoded by the coding sequence ATGAATATATTTATCAAATTATTAGTACTTTGTAGTACATTATTCTTGTATTGTTGCAATTCGGATAAAATTAATGGTACCTCTGATAAGACTATAACAACACCACATGGATTACTTAAGAAAGGAGGAGCAGATAACCTACAGCCTAAACCTCCTGAACAAGACGAAAAAAGACCTGATACTTTAACTGCTGATGAAAAGCAAAAATTTGACGTTCTTATAAATGCATTTAATAAAGTGATAGAGTTAAAGCAATTACCAGATAATGCATTACAAAAAAGTCAAAACTTTTTAAATTGGATACGATCAACAGACATACAAAAACAAAAAGAATTAGCTAATGCTTTTACTCTAGTCTATGATTTCTTAGAAGACAAAAAACCCACACAATTAAAGAATTTGACAATCAACCAACTTATAAGTAATATCTTAACTTGCGCAGCTACAAATCAATGTAATTGA